A genomic window from Glycine soja cultivar W05 chromosome 10, ASM419377v2, whole genome shotgun sequence includes:
- the LOC114371237 gene encoding DNA topoisomerase 2-like isoform X2: MEPQTKYPLQSSSAANVAATGGGKKTIEEMYQKKTQLEHILLRPDTYVGSVEKHTQTLWVYENDEMVQRAVSYVPGLYKIFDEILVNAADNKQRDPSMDALKVSIDAEANTVSIFNNGDGVPVEIHQEEKVYVPELIFGHLLTSSNYNDNEKKTTGGRNGYGAKLTNIFSTEFVIETADGKRQKKYKQVFSDNMGKKSEPVITKCKVGENWTKVTFKPDLEKFKMDYLEEDVVALMKKRVVDMAGCLGKTVKVELNGQVIRMKSFRDYADLYLKSVEKSRPVPLPRIHAKVGERWEICVSLSDGQFQQVSFVNSIATIKGGTHVDYVTNQITNFVMNKVNKKKKDANVKAHNVKNHLWVFVNSLIDNPAFDSQTKETLTTRLASFGSKCDIPESMLKEVANSGIVDTLLSWADFKQSKDLKKSDGTKTQRLRGIVKLEDANDAGGRNSEKCTLILTEGDSAKALAMAGLSVVGRDHYGVFPLRGKLLNVREASSKQIMDNEEIQNIKKILGLQQNKEYTSVKSLRYGHLMIMADQDHDGSHIKGLLINFIHSFWPSLLKVPSFMVEFTTPIIRAFHSNGTKLSFYSMPEYESWRESLGNNANGWKIKYYKGLGTSTPQEGREYFQDLDKHKKDFVWDDEQDGGAIEMAFSKKKAEDRKIWIRNFEPGTCRDHMAKYINYRDFVNKELILYSRADLQRSIPSMVDGLKPGQRKILFCSFKKKLFKEIKVGQFIGYVSEHSAYHHGEQSLASTIINMAQDFVGSNNINLLKPNGQFGTRNLGGKDHASARYIYTELSTITRCIFHEDDDKLLEYLNEDGRCIEPTWYIPVIPLVLVNGSEGIGTGWSSYIPNYNPRDIIANVRRLLSGETMVPMDPWYKGFKGTIERSPKEGGYIVNGSVEEINEHNFRITELPIRKWTQDYKQFLESITDGSPNVKDPLIDDFRQNGDDATVNIEVRMKLEKIVGIMQEGLLKKFKLTSSISTNNMHLFDAEGKIKKYDNPEQILEEFFPLRLEYYERRKNHILNNLERLLLILDNKARFILGVVNGEIIVSNRKKADLLIELQQKGFTPMPRKGKSAEPQVAGANEDQEDDNTREQETESVEVAKGGDYEYLLSMSIGTLTLEAVQKLLAEKAEKEKEFKILKETPSKSLWLKDLDELEKKLDDIDSIEAEEERKRSSQANRKTKEAFTKAAKKPPQPRKYTKKAKNVEPENDNSSMEVENVAEVVKPKGRAGSNNTQKNTLPVAEDDEILSLQERLAAYNFGASSDISAGMETEEPPAPAEKKEAPKRRGAAKKKSSAIVLDDSDSDNEIHDVEDDDDNFEIMQPVALEAGKKKGGRKPAAQNAKKAPAAASTKKRNVGGKQSQLLGQKLITDMLESTGISPEKKVRKMRASPFNKKSSSVLGRVAAADKDDSVSEDLSGDSAGSSPRITEEVVEIAPPPARARPQRANRRQTTYVLSESESDNDSDVDEDYSDFEEDED, encoded by the exons ATGGAGCCCCAAACCAAGTACCCCTTACAAAGCAGCAGCGCGGCCAACGTTGCCGCCACCGGTGGCGGCAAAAAAACCATCGAGGAAATGTACCAAAAAAAGACGCAGCTGGAGCACATCCTCCTCCGCCCCGACACCTATGTAGGCTCCGTCGAGAAGCACACACAGACGCTGTGGGTGTACGAGAACGACGAGATGGTGCAGCGTGCCGTCTCCTACGTCCCCGGCCTCTACAAGATCTTCGACGAGATCCTCGTCAATGCCGCCGACAACAAGCAGCGTGACCCCTCCATGGACGCCCTCAAGGTCTCCATCGACGCCGAGGCCAACACCGTCTCCATCTTCAACAACGGTGATGGCGTTCCCGTGGAGATCCACCAAGAGGAGAAGGTCTACGTCCCCGAACTCATCTTTGGCCACCTCCTCACCAGCAGTAACTACAACGACAACGAGAAGAAGACTACCGGGGGACGCAACGGCTATGGCGCCAAGCTCACCAACATCTTCTCGACTGAGTTCGTCATCGAAACTGCCGATGGAAAGCGCCAGAAGAAGTATAAACAG GTGTTCTCCGACAACATGGGGAAGAAGTCTGAGCCTGTGATAACAAAATGCAAAGTTGGTGAGAACTGGACTAAGGTGACCTTCAAGCCTGACTTGGAAAAGTTTAAGATGGACtatcttgaagaagatgtcGTTGCTTTGATGAAGAAGCGTGTGGTGGACATGGCTGGGTGTCTTGGAAAGACTGTTAAGGTTGAACTCAACGGACAAGTGATCCGTATGAAATCATTTCGTGACTATGCTGATCTTTACCTCAAATCAGTGGAGAAATCCAGACCAGTGCCTCTTCCAAG GATTCACGCAAAAGTAGGTGAAAGGTGGGAGATTTGCGTGAGTCTAAGTGATGGGCAGTTTCAACAG GTCAGCTTTGTTAATTCCATTGCTACAATCAAGGGTGGGACTCATGTTGATTACGTCACCAATCAGAttacaaactttgtgatgaataaagtaaataagaagaaaaaggatgCCAATGTCAAAGCTCACAACGTGAAGAATCATTTGTGGGTTTTTGTCAATTCACTTATTGACAACCCTGCTTTTGATTCTCAAACTAAGGAAACTCTCACGACTAGACTGGCTAGTTTTGGTTCTAAATGTGATATTCCTGAGTCGATGCTGAAGGAAG TTGCCAATTCTGGTATTGTGGACACCCTCCTGTCATGGGCAGATTTTAAGCAAAGCAAAGATCTGAAAAAATCTGACGGGACAAAAACTCAGAGGCTTCGTGGGATTGTGAAGCTAGAAGATGCCAATGATGCAGGTGGAAGGAACTCAGAGAAGTGCACCTTGATATTAACAGAGGGTGATTCTGCTAAGGCCCTTGCT ATGGCTGGCCTCTCTGTTGTGGGTCGAGACCATTATGGGGTGTTTCCATTGAGGGGGAAATTGCTGAATGTACGGGAAGCCAGCAGTAAACAGATAATGGATAATGaggaaattcaaaatataaagaagATTCTTGGACTGCAGCAAAACAAAGAGTACACAAGCGTGAAGTCTTTGAGATATGGTCATTTGATGATTATGGCTGATCAG GATCACGATGGTTCACACATCAAAGGGCTATTGATAAACTTCATTCATTCGTTCTGGCCATCACTGCTAAAAGTTCCATCTTTTATGGTTGAATTTACCACTCCTATAATAAGG GCTTTTCATTCAAACGGgacaaaattatcattttattccATGCCTGAATATGAATCATGGAGAGAAAGCTTGGGGAATAATGCAAATGGTTGGAAGATAAAGTACTATAAG GGTTTGGGTACAAGTACTCCTCAGGAAGGGAGAGAGTACTTTCAAGATCTTGATAAGCATAAGAAAGACTTTGTTTGGGATGATGAGCAAGATGGAGGTGCAATTGAGATGGCATTCAGTAAGAAAAAAGCTGAGGATAGGAAGATCTGGATTCGTAATTTTGAG CCTGGCACTTGTCGTGATCATATGGCCAAATATATAAACTACAGAGATTTTGTTAACAAAGAACTTATATTGTACTCCAGGGCGGATCTTCAGAGATCCATTCCCTCTATGGTCGATGGCCTCAAGCCTGGCCAAAGGAAGATTCTTTTCTGCTCATTTAAGAAGAAGTTgttcaaagaaataaaagtagGCCAGTTTATTGGTTACGTTTCTGAGCACTCTGCGTACCACCATGGTGAGCAAAGTCTAGCTAGCACAATTATTAATATGGCACAGGATTTTGTGGGTAGCAACAACATCAATCTTCTTAAACCAAACGGTCAATTTGGTACTCGTAACCTG GGAGGGAAGGATCATGCTAGTGCTAGATACATCTACACTGAACTGAGCACTATCACTCGTTGCATATTCCATGAGGATGATGACAAGCTTCTTGAATACTTGAATGAGGATGGGCGGTGTATTGAGCCTACATG GTACATACCAGTCATACCGTTGGTTCTTGTCAATGGTAGTGAAGGAATTGGGACAGGCTGGAGTTCTTACATTCCCAATTATAATCCAAGGGACATCATTGCCAATGTTAGGCGTTTGTTGAGTGGGGAGACAATGGTGCCAATGGATCCATGGTACAAGGGATTCAAAGGAACCATTGAGAGAAGCCCCAAGGAAGGTGGATACATAGTCAATGGCTCAGTGGAGGAAATAAATGAACACAATTTCAGAATCACTGAGCTGCCTATTCGCAAATGGACCCAAGATTACAAGCAGTTCCTTGAGTCTATAACTGATGGGTCACCTAATGTCAAGGATCCATTAATTGAT GATTTCAGGCAGAATGGTGATGATGCAACTGTAAACATAGAAGTCAGGATGAAGCTTGAAAAAATAGTGGGCATCATGCAAGAGGGTCTACTTAAGAAGTTTAAACTCACATCCTCTATTAGCACAAACAACATGCATCTATTTGATGCAGAAgggaaaattaagaaatatgacAATCCAGAACAAA TTCTTGAAGAGTTTTTCCCCCTCCGGCTGGAGTATTATGAGAGAAGGAAG AACCATATATTGAACAACCTTGAACGACTTTTGCTGATTTTGGACAACAAAGCTAGGTTTATATTAGGGGTTGTGAATGGAGAAATTATTGTAAGCAACAGGAAGAAAGCTGATTTGTTGATTGAGCTGCAGCAGAAAGGTTTCACTCCCATGCCTAGGAAAGGTAAATCTGCAGAACCCCAAGTtgctggggcaaatgaagatcAAGAAGATGACAACACTAGAGAGCAGGAAACTGAAAGTGTTGAAGTAGCGAAAGGAGGTGACTATGAATATTTGTTATCCATGTCAATTGGAACTTTGACCCTCGAAGCTGTTCAGAAGCTGCTAGCAGAGAAagcagaaaaagagaaggagttCAAGATTTTGAAGGAAACACCATCAAAGTCTCTGTGGTTGAAGGATCTAGATGAGCTTGAGAAGAAACTTGAT GACATAGATAGTATAGAGGCCGAGGAGGAACGAAAAAGATCAAGTCAAGCAAATAGAAAGACCAAAGAAGCTTTTACAAAAGCAGCTAAGAAGCCACCACAACCACGGAAGTATACTAAGAAGGCCAAAAATGTTGAGCCAGAGAATGATAATTCTTCAATGGAAGTCG AGAATGTTGCGGAAGTCGTTAAACCAAAAGGCAGAGCAGGTTCCAACAATACCCAGAAGAATACTCTGCCG GTTGCTGAGGATGATGAAATTCTATCACTTCAAGAACGGCTAGCTGCATACAACTTCGGAGCATCTAGTGATATATCAGCGG GCATGGAAACTGAAGAACCTCCTGCACCTGCTGAGAAGAAAGAGGCGCCAAAAAGACGGGGTGCTGCTAAAAAGAAGTCAAGTGCCATAGTGTTGGACGACTCAGATAGTGATAATGAAATTCATGATGTTGAGGACGACGATGACAACTTTGAAATCATGCAGCCGGTTGCCCTAGAAGcagggaaaaagaaaggaggGAGAAAGCCTGCTGCTCAAAATGCCAAGAAGGCACCTGCTGCTGCTTCTACCAAAAAGAGAAACGTAGGTGGCAAGCAATCTCAGTTATTGGGTCAAAAACTCATAACTGATATGTTGGAAAGTACAGGGATATCACCAGAGAAGAAAGTGAGGAAGATGAGGGCGTCTCCATTTAACAAGAAAAGCAGTTCTGTGTTGGGAAGGGTTGCTGCTGCTGACAAAGATGACAGTGTAAGTGAAGACTTGTCCGGTGATTCTGCTGGCTCTTCTCCAAGGATCACAGAGGAGGTGGTTGAGATTGCACCACCACCAGCAAGAGCTAGACCCCAGAGGGCTAATCGTAGGCAAACGACATATGTACTGAGTGAATCTGAAAGTGACAATGATTCTGATGTTGATGAAGATTATTCTGATTTCGAGGAAGATGAAGACTAG
- the LOC114371934 gene encoding uncharacterized protein LOC114371934 encodes MAVTLTSTLFLALLFAASAFAALQPRVPEAYLQNGNFEEQPNPKYLKKTKLFGKYALPKWEINGLVEYVSGGPQPGGMFFPVTHGIHAVRLGNDASISQSIKVKPGQLYALILGASRTCAQDEVLRISVPPQTGDVPLQTLYSLNGDVIAWGFKATSSVVKVTFHNPGVQEDPSCGPLLDAIAIREFYPPMPTRVNLVKNPGFEEGPFPIFNSTNGVLLPPQQQDGFSPLPGWIIESLKAVKFIDSKHFNVPFGLGAVELVAGRESAIAQIIRTVTNKVYNITFSVGDAKNGCHGSMMVEAFAAKDTFKAPFKSEGKGTFKTVSFKFKAIAPRTRLTFYSSFYHTRIDDYGSLCGPVVDQVIVFPVA; translated from the exons ATGGCAGTGACTCTTACATCAACACTCTTTCTGGCTTTGCTATTTGCTGCTTCAGCTTTTGCTGCTCTTCAGCCTAGAGTACCTGAAG CTTACCTCCAAAATGGGAACTTTGAGGAGCAGCCAAACCCTAAATACCTGAAGAAAACAAAGCTCTTTGGTAAATACGCTTTGCCTAAATGGGAGATCAATGGTCTGGTTGAGTATGTCTCTGGGGGTCCCCAACCTGGAGGCATGTTCTTCCCAGTGACTCATGGAATCCATGCTGTGAGGCTTGGCAATGATGCCTCAATCTCCCAAAGCATCAAGGTCAAACCCGGTCAACTGTATGCTCTAATTCTTGGGGCCTCAAGGACTTGTGCGCAGGATGAAGTTTTGAGGATCTCTGTGCCTCCACAGACTGGTGATGTTCCTTTGCAGACCCTTTATAGCCTCAATGGTGACGTTATTGCTTGGGGGTTTAAGGCCACTTCTAGTGTTGTCAAAGTGACTTTCCACAACCCTGGAGTTCAAGAAGATCCATCTTGTGGCCCTCTTTTGGATGCCATTGCTATCAGAGAGTTCTACCCGCCAATGCCTACAAGAG TTAACTTGGTAAAAAATCCTGGCTTTGAGGAGGGTCCATTCCCCATTTTCAACTCAACCAACGGTGTTCTGCTCCCACCTCAACAACAAGATGGCTTCTCCCCTCTCCCTGGTTGGATTATTGAGTCCCTCAAGGCTGTGAAGTTCATTGATTCAAAGCATTTCAATGTCCCATTTGGGCTGGGAGCAGTGGAGCTTGTGGCAGGTAGGGAAAGTGCCATTGCCCAAATCATCAGAACAGTTACCAACAAAGTCTACAACATCACATTCTCAGTTGGAGATGCCAAAAATGGGTGCCATGGATCAATGATGGTTGAAGCATTTGCCGCCAAAGATACCTTCAAAGCTCCCTTCAAATCTGAAGGGAAGGGAACATTCAAGACTGTAAGCTTCAAGTTCAAAGCAATTGCACCAAGAACTAGACTCACTTTCTACAGCTCCTTCTACCATACCAGAATTGATGACTATGGTTCTCTTTGTGGCCCTGTTGTTGATCAAGTTATAGTGTTCCCTGTGGCCTAA
- the LOC114371237 gene encoding DNA topoisomerase 2-like isoform X1, with product MEPQTKYPLQSSSAANVAATGGGKKTIEEMYQKKTQLEHILLRPDTYVGSVEKHTQTLWVYENDEMVQRAVSYVPGLYKIFDEILVNAADNKQRDPSMDALKVSIDAEANTVSIFNNGDGVPVEIHQEEKVYVPELIFGHLLTSSNYNDNEKKTTGGRNGYGAKLTNIFSTEFVIETADGKRQKKYKQVFSDNMGKKSEPVITKCKVGENWTKVTFKPDLEKFKMDYLEEDVVALMKKRVVDMAGCLGKTVKVELNGQVIRMKSFRDYADLYLKSVEKSRPVPLPRIHAKVGERWEICVSLSDGQFQQVSFVNSIATIKGGTHVDYVTNQITNFVMNKVNKKKKDANVKAHNVKNHLWVFVNSLIDNPAFDSQTKETLTTRLASFGSKCDIPESMLKEVANSGIVDTLLSWADFKQSKDLKKSDGTKTQRLRGIVKLEDANDAGGRNSEKCTLILTEGDSAKALAMAGLSVVGRDHYGVFPLRGKLLNVREASSKQIMDNEEIQNIKKILGLQQNKEYTSVKSLRYGHLMIMADQDHDGSHIKGLLINFIHSFWPSLLKVPSFMVEFTTPIIRAFHSNGTKLSFYSMPEYESWRESLGNNANGWKIKYYKGLGTSTPQEGREYFQDLDKHKKDFVWDDEQDGGAIEMAFSKKKAEDRKIWIRNFEPGTCRDHMAKYINYRDFVNKELILYSRADLQRSIPSMVDGLKPGQRKILFCSFKKKLFKEIKVGQFIGYVSEHSAYHHGEQSLASTIINMAQDFVGSNNINLLKPNGQFGTRNLGGKDHASARYIYTELSTITRCIFHEDDDKLLEYLNEDGRCIEPTWYIPVIPLVLVNGSEGIGTGWSSYIPNYNPRDIIANVRRLLSGETMVPMDPWYKGFKGTIERSPKEGGYIVNGSVEEINEHNFRITELPIRKWTQDYKQFLESITDGSPNVKDPLIDDFRQNGDDATVNIEVRMKLEKIVGIMQEGLLKKFKLTSSISTNNMHLFDAEGKIKKYDNPEQILEEFFPLRLEYYERRKNHILNNLERLLLILDNKARFILGVVNGEIIVSNRKKADLLIELQQKGFTPMPRKGKSAEPQVAGANEDQEDDNTREQETESVEVAKGGDYEYLLSMSIGTLTLEAVQKLLAEKAEKEKEFKILKETPSKSLWLKDLDELEKKLDDIDSIEAEEERKRSSQANRKTKEAFTKAAKKPPQPRKYTKKAKNVEPENDNSSMEVENVAEVVKPKGRAGSNNTQKNTLPVAEDDEILSLQERLAAYNFGASSDISAVFTSTGMETEEPPAPAEKKEAPKRRGAAKKKSSAIVLDDSDSDNEIHDVEDDDDNFEIMQPVALEAGKKKGGRKPAAQNAKKAPAAASTKKRNVGGKQSQLLGQKLITDMLESTGISPEKKVRKMRASPFNKKSSSVLGRVAAADKDDSVSEDLSGDSAGSSPRITEEVVEIAPPPARARPQRANRRQTTYVLSESESDNDSDVDEDYSDFEEDED from the exons ATGGAGCCCCAAACCAAGTACCCCTTACAAAGCAGCAGCGCGGCCAACGTTGCCGCCACCGGTGGCGGCAAAAAAACCATCGAGGAAATGTACCAAAAAAAGACGCAGCTGGAGCACATCCTCCTCCGCCCCGACACCTATGTAGGCTCCGTCGAGAAGCACACACAGACGCTGTGGGTGTACGAGAACGACGAGATGGTGCAGCGTGCCGTCTCCTACGTCCCCGGCCTCTACAAGATCTTCGACGAGATCCTCGTCAATGCCGCCGACAACAAGCAGCGTGACCCCTCCATGGACGCCCTCAAGGTCTCCATCGACGCCGAGGCCAACACCGTCTCCATCTTCAACAACGGTGATGGCGTTCCCGTGGAGATCCACCAAGAGGAGAAGGTCTACGTCCCCGAACTCATCTTTGGCCACCTCCTCACCAGCAGTAACTACAACGACAACGAGAAGAAGACTACCGGGGGACGCAACGGCTATGGCGCCAAGCTCACCAACATCTTCTCGACTGAGTTCGTCATCGAAACTGCCGATGGAAAGCGCCAGAAGAAGTATAAACAG GTGTTCTCCGACAACATGGGGAAGAAGTCTGAGCCTGTGATAACAAAATGCAAAGTTGGTGAGAACTGGACTAAGGTGACCTTCAAGCCTGACTTGGAAAAGTTTAAGATGGACtatcttgaagaagatgtcGTTGCTTTGATGAAGAAGCGTGTGGTGGACATGGCTGGGTGTCTTGGAAAGACTGTTAAGGTTGAACTCAACGGACAAGTGATCCGTATGAAATCATTTCGTGACTATGCTGATCTTTACCTCAAATCAGTGGAGAAATCCAGACCAGTGCCTCTTCCAAG GATTCACGCAAAAGTAGGTGAAAGGTGGGAGATTTGCGTGAGTCTAAGTGATGGGCAGTTTCAACAG GTCAGCTTTGTTAATTCCATTGCTACAATCAAGGGTGGGACTCATGTTGATTACGTCACCAATCAGAttacaaactttgtgatgaataaagtaaataagaagaaaaaggatgCCAATGTCAAAGCTCACAACGTGAAGAATCATTTGTGGGTTTTTGTCAATTCACTTATTGACAACCCTGCTTTTGATTCTCAAACTAAGGAAACTCTCACGACTAGACTGGCTAGTTTTGGTTCTAAATGTGATATTCCTGAGTCGATGCTGAAGGAAG TTGCCAATTCTGGTATTGTGGACACCCTCCTGTCATGGGCAGATTTTAAGCAAAGCAAAGATCTGAAAAAATCTGACGGGACAAAAACTCAGAGGCTTCGTGGGATTGTGAAGCTAGAAGATGCCAATGATGCAGGTGGAAGGAACTCAGAGAAGTGCACCTTGATATTAACAGAGGGTGATTCTGCTAAGGCCCTTGCT ATGGCTGGCCTCTCTGTTGTGGGTCGAGACCATTATGGGGTGTTTCCATTGAGGGGGAAATTGCTGAATGTACGGGAAGCCAGCAGTAAACAGATAATGGATAATGaggaaattcaaaatataaagaagATTCTTGGACTGCAGCAAAACAAAGAGTACACAAGCGTGAAGTCTTTGAGATATGGTCATTTGATGATTATGGCTGATCAG GATCACGATGGTTCACACATCAAAGGGCTATTGATAAACTTCATTCATTCGTTCTGGCCATCACTGCTAAAAGTTCCATCTTTTATGGTTGAATTTACCACTCCTATAATAAGG GCTTTTCATTCAAACGGgacaaaattatcattttattccATGCCTGAATATGAATCATGGAGAGAAAGCTTGGGGAATAATGCAAATGGTTGGAAGATAAAGTACTATAAG GGTTTGGGTACAAGTACTCCTCAGGAAGGGAGAGAGTACTTTCAAGATCTTGATAAGCATAAGAAAGACTTTGTTTGGGATGATGAGCAAGATGGAGGTGCAATTGAGATGGCATTCAGTAAGAAAAAAGCTGAGGATAGGAAGATCTGGATTCGTAATTTTGAG CCTGGCACTTGTCGTGATCATATGGCCAAATATATAAACTACAGAGATTTTGTTAACAAAGAACTTATATTGTACTCCAGGGCGGATCTTCAGAGATCCATTCCCTCTATGGTCGATGGCCTCAAGCCTGGCCAAAGGAAGATTCTTTTCTGCTCATTTAAGAAGAAGTTgttcaaagaaataaaagtagGCCAGTTTATTGGTTACGTTTCTGAGCACTCTGCGTACCACCATGGTGAGCAAAGTCTAGCTAGCACAATTATTAATATGGCACAGGATTTTGTGGGTAGCAACAACATCAATCTTCTTAAACCAAACGGTCAATTTGGTACTCGTAACCTG GGAGGGAAGGATCATGCTAGTGCTAGATACATCTACACTGAACTGAGCACTATCACTCGTTGCATATTCCATGAGGATGATGACAAGCTTCTTGAATACTTGAATGAGGATGGGCGGTGTATTGAGCCTACATG GTACATACCAGTCATACCGTTGGTTCTTGTCAATGGTAGTGAAGGAATTGGGACAGGCTGGAGTTCTTACATTCCCAATTATAATCCAAGGGACATCATTGCCAATGTTAGGCGTTTGTTGAGTGGGGAGACAATGGTGCCAATGGATCCATGGTACAAGGGATTCAAAGGAACCATTGAGAGAAGCCCCAAGGAAGGTGGATACATAGTCAATGGCTCAGTGGAGGAAATAAATGAACACAATTTCAGAATCACTGAGCTGCCTATTCGCAAATGGACCCAAGATTACAAGCAGTTCCTTGAGTCTATAACTGATGGGTCACCTAATGTCAAGGATCCATTAATTGAT GATTTCAGGCAGAATGGTGATGATGCAACTGTAAACATAGAAGTCAGGATGAAGCTTGAAAAAATAGTGGGCATCATGCAAGAGGGTCTACTTAAGAAGTTTAAACTCACATCCTCTATTAGCACAAACAACATGCATCTATTTGATGCAGAAgggaaaattaagaaatatgacAATCCAGAACAAA TTCTTGAAGAGTTTTTCCCCCTCCGGCTGGAGTATTATGAGAGAAGGAAG AACCATATATTGAACAACCTTGAACGACTTTTGCTGATTTTGGACAACAAAGCTAGGTTTATATTAGGGGTTGTGAATGGAGAAATTATTGTAAGCAACAGGAAGAAAGCTGATTTGTTGATTGAGCTGCAGCAGAAAGGTTTCACTCCCATGCCTAGGAAAGGTAAATCTGCAGAACCCCAAGTtgctggggcaaatgaagatcAAGAAGATGACAACACTAGAGAGCAGGAAACTGAAAGTGTTGAAGTAGCGAAAGGAGGTGACTATGAATATTTGTTATCCATGTCAATTGGAACTTTGACCCTCGAAGCTGTTCAGAAGCTGCTAGCAGAGAAagcagaaaaagagaaggagttCAAGATTTTGAAGGAAACACCATCAAAGTCTCTGTGGTTGAAGGATCTAGATGAGCTTGAGAAGAAACTTGAT GACATAGATAGTATAGAGGCCGAGGAGGAACGAAAAAGATCAAGTCAAGCAAATAGAAAGACCAAAGAAGCTTTTACAAAAGCAGCTAAGAAGCCACCACAACCACGGAAGTATACTAAGAAGGCCAAAAATGTTGAGCCAGAGAATGATAATTCTTCAATGGAAGTCG AGAATGTTGCGGAAGTCGTTAAACCAAAAGGCAGAGCAGGTTCCAACAATACCCAGAAGAATACTCTGCCG GTTGCTGAGGATGATGAAATTCTATCACTTCAAGAACGGCTAGCTGCATACAACTTCGGAGCATCTAGTGATATATCAGCGG TATTTACTTCCACAGGCATGGAAACTGAAGAACCTCCTGCACCTGCTGAGAAGAAAGAGGCGCCAAAAAGACGGGGTGCTGCTAAAAAGAAGTCAAGTGCCATAGTGTTGGACGACTCAGATAGTGATAATGAAATTCATGATGTTGAGGACGACGATGACAACTTTGAAATCATGCAGCCGGTTGCCCTAGAAGcagggaaaaagaaaggaggGAGAAAGCCTGCTGCTCAAAATGCCAAGAAGGCACCTGCTGCTGCTTCTACCAAAAAGAGAAACGTAGGTGGCAAGCAATCTCAGTTATTGGGTCAAAAACTCATAACTGATATGTTGGAAAGTACAGGGATATCACCAGAGAAGAAAGTGAGGAAGATGAGGGCGTCTCCATTTAACAAGAAAAGCAGTTCTGTGTTGGGAAGGGTTGCTGCTGCTGACAAAGATGACAGTGTAAGTGAAGACTTGTCCGGTGATTCTGCTGGCTCTTCTCCAAGGATCACAGAGGAGGTGGTTGAGATTGCACCACCACCAGCAAGAGCTAGACCCCAGAGGGCTAATCGTAGGCAAACGACATATGTACTGAGTGAATCTGAAAGTGACAATGATTCTGATGTTGATGAAGATTATTCTGATTTCGAGGAAGATGAAGACTAG